One window from the genome of Nicotiana tomentosiformis chromosome 5, ASM39032v3, whole genome shotgun sequence encodes:
- the LOC104085997 gene encoding uncharacterized protein isoform X1, with translation MGSREDQPTLHLSSLVVRPTDSGGDNDNDGVGSDYEPGEVRPDAPPYSRSGRFSDTHGYRIRAGSVSPERHRNADHRYSPDFDHSGGPPRSRGFGRGKYPGRHRDYSPPYGRGREAGRFLGKSYDRPDYGAGQVRGEGLPRSNPNVRPRDGDWMCMDPLCNNLNFARREYCNKCKRPRYAPAGSPRRGFPCPPPPRHIPGPLINRSPGRFVNGYRSPPRGWARDDARDFRVGVPHSRYEGRFADPPIRRDRPDYPDADYRDRSRFERPPPLDWGHRERVRESFLSERKGLERRIPSPPRPPVLPRGQWARDIRERSRSPVRGGPPPKDYHRDLYMGRGRDDRRVGRDAY, from the exons atggGTTCGCGAGAGGACCAGCCAACGCTGCACCTGAGCAGCCTAGTTGTAAGGCCCACCGACAGCGGCGGAGATAATGACAATGACGGTGTTGGTAGCGACTACGAGCCCGGCGAGGTTCGTCCAGATGCACCACCCTATTCACGTTCCGGTCGATTCTCCGATACTCATG GATATAGAATACGTGCAGGTTCTGTTTCACCTGAGCGCCATAGGAATGCAGATCATCGGTATAGTCCTGATTTTGATCATTCTGGTGGCCCACCACGTAGTCGTGGATTTGGCAGAGGGAAATATCCAGGTAGACATCGAGACTATTCACCCCCTTACGGTCGTGGAAGAGAAGCTGGCAGGTTTCTGGGCAAAAGTTATGATAGACCTGATTATGGTGCAGGGCAAGTTAGAGGCGAAGGTCTACCTAGAAGTAACCCAAATGTACGGCCAAGAGATGGTGATTGGATGTGCATGGATCCGTT ATGTAACAACTTGAACTTTGCAAGGCGAGAGTACTGTAACAAATGCAAAAGGCCTCGATATGCACCTGCTGGGAGTCCTAGGAGAGGTTTTCCTTGTCCCCCTCCCCCTCGCCACATTCCTGGCCCCCTAATCAACCGTTCTCCAGGAAGGTTTGTGAATGGGTATAGGTCCCCTCCTCGTGGCTGGGCTAGAGATGATGCCAGAGATTTCAGAGTTGGGGTTCCTCATTCCAGATATGAAGGGAGGTTTGCAGATCCGCCAATCCGTAGAGATAGGCCTGATTATCCCGATGCTGATTATAGGGACCGGAGTAGGTTTGAAAGGCCTCCACCCCTGGATTGGGGACATAGGGAGCGTGTCAGAGAGAGTTTCTTAAGTGAGAGGAAAGGTTTGGAAAGGCGAATACCATCTCCGCCTCGTCCTCCAGTATTACCTCGTGGCCAATGGGCCCGTGATATCAGGGAGAGAAGTCGTTCTCCAGTGAGAGGTGGACCGCCACCCAAAGACTATCACCGTGATTTATACATGGGAAGGGGACGAGATGATCGGCGAGTTGGACGTGATGCATATTAG
- the LOC104085997 gene encoding uncharacterized protein isoform X2 — MGSREDQPTLHLSSLVVRPTDSGGDNDNDGVGSDYEPGEVRPDAPPYSRSGRFSDTHGYRIRAGSVSPERHRNADHRYSPDFDHSGGPPRSRGFGRGKYPGQVRGEGLPRSNPNVRPRDGDWMCMDPLCNNLNFARREYCNKCKRPRYAPAGSPRRGFPCPPPPRHIPGPLINRSPGRFVNGYRSPPRGWARDDARDFRVGVPHSRYEGRFADPPIRRDRPDYPDADYRDRSRFERPPPLDWGHRERVRESFLSERKGLERRIPSPPRPPVLPRGQWARDIRERSRSPVRGGPPPKDYHRDLYMGRGRDDRRVGRDAY; from the exons atggGTTCGCGAGAGGACCAGCCAACGCTGCACCTGAGCAGCCTAGTTGTAAGGCCCACCGACAGCGGCGGAGATAATGACAATGACGGTGTTGGTAGCGACTACGAGCCCGGCGAGGTTCGTCCAGATGCACCACCCTATTCACGTTCCGGTCGATTCTCCGATACTCATG GATATAGAATACGTGCAGGTTCTGTTTCACCTGAGCGCCATAGGAATGCAGATCATCGGTATAGTCCTGATTTTGATCATTCTGGTGGCCCACCACGTAGTCGTGGATTTGGCAGAGGGAAATATCCAG GGCAAGTTAGAGGCGAAGGTCTACCTAGAAGTAACCCAAATGTACGGCCAAGAGATGGTGATTGGATGTGCATGGATCCGTT ATGTAACAACTTGAACTTTGCAAGGCGAGAGTACTGTAACAAATGCAAAAGGCCTCGATATGCACCTGCTGGGAGTCCTAGGAGAGGTTTTCCTTGTCCCCCTCCCCCTCGCCACATTCCTGGCCCCCTAATCAACCGTTCTCCAGGAAGGTTTGTGAATGGGTATAGGTCCCCTCCTCGTGGCTGGGCTAGAGATGATGCCAGAGATTTCAGAGTTGGGGTTCCTCATTCCAGATATGAAGGGAGGTTTGCAGATCCGCCAATCCGTAGAGATAGGCCTGATTATCCCGATGCTGATTATAGGGACCGGAGTAGGTTTGAAAGGCCTCCACCCCTGGATTGGGGACATAGGGAGCGTGTCAGAGAGAGTTTCTTAAGTGAGAGGAAAGGTTTGGAAAGGCGAATACCATCTCCGCCTCGTCCTCCAGTATTACCTCGTGGCCAATGGGCCCGTGATATCAGGGAGAGAAGTCGTTCTCCAGTGAGAGGTGGACCGCCACCCAAAGACTATCACCGTGATTTATACATGGGAAGGGGACGAGATGATCGGCGAGTTGGACGTGATGCATATTAG